The proteins below are encoded in one region of Aspergillus nidulans FGSC A4 chromosome III:
- a CDS encoding putative amino acid transporter (transcript_id=CADANIAT00006026), which produces MPGDERQQHSQAETNGHAEVESQHLLSDESKKENNDTLHPNISSSVPDEPPSRPTSFSPPDRERRPPRTQNRVRFDIADDSEEESRDNGVNRDSDDVLWLDEEDYVDRGRSGRHHAGQRIPLLTNIEAPSVTLATSEEFFPEEHLESARPRSGMRMAFMNMANSIIGAGIIGQPYALRQSGMVTGILLLVALTVTVDWTIRLIVVNSKLSGADSFQATMQHCFGKSGLIAISVAQWAFAFGGMIAFCIIVGDTIPHVLSSLFPSLREMSFLWLLTDRRAIIVLLVLGISYPLSLYRDIAKLAKASTLALVSMAVIVIAVVTQGFRVPQDSRGDVKNLLLLNTGFFQAVGVISFAFVCHHNSLLIYGSLKKPTLDRFAKVTHYSTGISLLMCLLMGVSGFLFFGSETQGNVLNNFPSDNILINIARLCFGLNMLTTLPLEAFVCREVMTTYYFPDEPFNMNRHLIFTSALVLTSVAMALLTCDLGAVFELIGATSAASLAYIFPPLCYIKLSNGSQKAKIPAYACIVFGVTVMGVSLLQAVGKMIKNEGGTATCST; this is translated from the exons ATGCCCGGTGATGAGAGACAACAACATTCTCAGGCCGAAACCAATGGTCATGCCGAGGTGGAATCGCAGCACCTTCTTTCAGATGagtcgaagaaggagaaCAACGACACACTGCACCCAAACATAAGCAGCTCAGTACCCGATGAACCCCCGTCGCGACCTACCTCGTTTTCGCCCCCCGATAGAGAGCGCCGCCCGCCCCGGACGCAAAATCGCGTGAGATTCGACATTGCAGATGAttctgaagaagagagcCGTGACAATGGGGTCAATCGCGATTCGGATGACGTACTGTGgctggacgaagaggactaCGTTGACAGGGGCCGCTCGGGGCGGCATCACGCCGGACAGCGGATTCCCCTCCTAACGAACATCGAGGCGCCGAGCGTGACGCTGGCCACGTCTGAGGAATTTTTTCCGGAAGAGCATCTGGAGAGCgcgaggccgaggagcgGCATGAGAATGGCGTTCATGAACATGGCTAACAGCATTATCGGGGCGGGAATTATTGGTCAACCGTATGCACTGCGACAATCGGGCATGGTAACGGGAATACTCCTCTTGGTTGCGCTCACAGTTACAGTCGATTGGACTATTCGCTTGATAGTGGTCAACTCTAAGCTGAGTGGCGCGGATTCCTTCCAGGCAACGATGCAGCATTGCTTTGGGAAGTCAGGCCTTATCGCCATTTCCGTTGCTCAGTGGGCATTCGCGTTTGGTGGTATGATTGCGTTCTGCATCATTGTTGGGGATACCATACCCCACGTTTTGAGTTCTTTATTTCCCTCTCTGCGGGAAATGTCATTCCTGTGGCTCCTCACTGATAGACGGGCCATCATTGTTCTCCTCGTTCTGGGGATTTCATACCCACTATCCCTATATCGAGACATCGCCAAG TTAGCGAAAGCATCAACTTTGGCCTTGGTTAGCATGGCAGTCATTGTTATTGCCGTGGTCACTCAGGGCTTTCGAGTTCCACAAGACTCGCGCGGTGACGTGAAAAACCTACTCTTGTTGAATACCGGCTTTTTTCAAGCCGTGGGGGTTATTTCCTTTG CATTTGTTTGCC ACCACAATAGCCTCTTGATCTATGGTTCACTGAAAAAGCCAACGTTGGATCGGTTTGCCAAGGTCACTCACTACTCGACCGGGATATCGCTCTTAATGTGCCTACTCATGGGTGTCTCTGGCTTCCTATTCTTCGGGTCCGAGACACAAGGCAACGTGCTTAATAATTTCCCGTCCGATAATATTCTGATAAATATCGCGCGACT TTGCTTTGGCCTCAACATGCTCACTACGTTACCGCTTGAAGCCTTCGTGTGTCGTGAGGTCATGACGACTTACTATTTCCCTGACGAGCCTTTCAACATGAATCGGCACTTAATCTTCACATCTGCCCTGGTACTAACATCCGTAGCAATGGCACTGCTAACGTGCGACCTGGGCGCCGTGTTCGAACTGATTGGGGCGACAAGCGCAGCCTCGTTGGCCTATATCTTTCCTCCGCTGTGCTATATCAAGCTGAGTAATGGCTCGCAAAAAGCGAAAATCCCCGCGTACGCGTGCATCGTCTTCGGAGTCACCGTCATGGGCGTCAGCCTTCTACAGGCAGTTGGGAAGATGATAAAGA ATGAAGGCGGCACGGCGACTTGCAGCACTTAA